Genomic window (Ictalurus punctatus breed USDA103 chromosome 16, Coco_2.0, whole genome shotgun sequence):
aaaacacgAAAGGCCCGAGTTGAAACAGAGGATAGCGGCAAGCGGTATGTAGATATTAATTTTAATACTGGAGAATTGATCGTTTCAGGGACAATAGACCGGGAAAAGCTTTGTGGTTCGAGACTAAACTGCATCCTGAATTATGAACTCGTCTTAGAAAATCCGCTAGAACTACATCGTATTTCTCTGAATATTCAGGATATTAATGACAATGCGCCAAAATTTATTAAGGAGCGAATTAACTTTGAAATCCGCGAGTCCGCTATAAAAGGGCAGCGCTTCCGTTTGGATGAAGCTCACGATTCTGATATCGGACAAAACGGAGTTAACGCCTATTCGCTTGAGAAGAACGaccattttgttttgtctgtacaagaaaataaaaacggaCGGAAATACGCAGAGCTTGTGTTGGAGAAAGAGCTTGATCGCGAACACCAGAAAGATATTGACTTGATTCTTACCGCAGTGGATGGCGGGATTCCTCAGAGATCAGGGACTGCTGTTATACACATCACTGTGCTAGATGCGAATGATAATGTTCCGGTGTTCAGTCAGCCTGTATATAAAGTAGTTTTAGCTGAAAACGCACCGATAGGAACAGAAGTCGTGACTGTGAGCGCAGAAGATGCAGATGAAGGAGCAAACGGTGCAGTCACTTATGAATTCAGTCACATTCCGGATAACGCAGCACAGTTATTTACTATTTATGAGCTTAGTGGGCAAATTAAGGTAAATGGAGATATCGACTATGAAGAggaaaaatattatgaaatcgGAGTCCAGGCTAAAGATGGTCAAGGGTTAGCATCGACTGCAAGTGTTATTATAGATATCACTGATGTAAATGATAATGCTCCTAAAATTATTCTTAAATCTCTAAATAATCCTCTGCCTGAGAATGTTATTGTAGGCACTGAGGTGGCCATAATTAATGTTCAGGATAAAGATTCAGGAGACAATCGGCAGATACGTTGTTCAATTCAGGGAAGTGTTCCTTTCAAATTAAACCCATCTATCAAAAACTACTTTTCTTTGGTAACCTTGAGCTTgttagatagagagacagaatcAGATTATAACATAACCATCACTGCTACTGATGGAGGCTCTCCACCTTTATCAACCTCAATGACGATTCATCTATCTGTATCAGATATCAATGACAATCCTCCTGTATTTGAACAGCAATCCTACACTGCATATGTCATGGAAAATAACAAACCAGGAACCTCTATTAGTTCTGTTACTGCAAGAGACCCAGACTGGAGACAGAATGGTACAGTACTGTATTCTCTGGTGCCCAGTGAGATAAACGGTGTTGCAGTGTCCTCATTATTATCCATTAACTCAGATACAGGAGTGATCCATGCTGTGAGGTCATTTGACTATGAAAAGTTCAGAAACTTTAAAGTCCAGGTTGTAGCCAGAGACAATGGTTCTCCTCCACTCAGCAGCAACGTGACTGTGAGTGTGTTCATATCAGATGAGAATGATAACTCTCCACAGATATTATACCCTGCTCCAGAGGGAAAGTCTTTAATTACTGAGATGGTCCCTAAAGCTGCTCTTTCTGGCTCTCTGGTCTCCAAAGTGATCGCTGTGGACGCTGACTCTGGACAGAACGCGTGGCTGTCCTATCAGATTGTCAAATCTAGTGATCCGGGACTTTTCACTATCGGTCTCCATAGTGGAGAGATCAGGGCTCAGAGGGACATTACTGAATCTGACAACATGAAACAGAACCTTGTAATCTCAGTGAAAGATAACGGACAGCCATCTCTCTCTGCTACCTGTTCTGTATATTTACTGATTTCTGATAATCTTGCTGAAGTTCCAGAACTTAAAGACATGACTTATGAGGAGAGCAATTCCAAACTGACTTTTTATTTGATCATCGCGCTAGTTTCCGTGTCCACCTTCTTTCTGACTTTCATTATTCTGATCCTGGCTGTGAGGTTTTGCCACAGGAGAAAGCCCAGACTGTTGTTTGATGGAGCAGTCGCCATTCCCAGCGCGTATCTCCCTCCCAACTATGCAGAGGTGGAGGGAGCTGGGACTCTCCGCAGTTCTTACAATTATGACACGTATCTAACAACAGGATCCCGCACCAGTGACTTCAAGTTCATCACGTCTTACAATGACAGCACACTTACTGATGGTGGAACACTTAAGAAGATCCAAAATGAGACATTAGCTGCGAGCTTAATTACCCTTAACAATTCAGGAGAGGGAGATGAGGTAAGAATGTTTGCCTTTCCTTTGGGTGGTTAATTTTAGCAATATAATTCCAATGGACATTCTTTGAAACTGCTTCACCTAAGTACATTTTTGTACAAGGTGGGATGGAATGGCACTTATTATTTACAGTGGGGAAGTCTCTGTTTTCAGTATGTGTAGGTTTGTtggaatgtttttgttgatttttgttgAAATTCTATCTAATTTCATCCACATTTTGATTCATCTCAGTTTAATTTTCGTTTGTCTGCTAATGTGTGATGAGAATGACAATTCCTGTCTGTCTTTGATAAAACTCTTGTCTACACTGAGGACAAAAGTACACTTCTGCTGTTTTTATAACCCAAGATCATTTTACTTGTTGCTGTCAATAGACATCACTTCCATTCTGATCAGCCTGCAGTTAAAATTTATCAGAGAAATTGAGCTTTCAAGGtgtaggtttttaaaaatatatatttacagagaAACACTGCTTTAGcgaatattcataaatattactGAAAGTATAATAATTTCAGGTAATTAATCTGTTTTTACAATGTCACACACTTTCATCTAATCAAACGATTAAAATTCCAACGCGTTAGAGGATAATGTTATCACGCTAAATGATTCGTCACACTTGGCTTCTCTTTCTCCACCTGATGGTGCAATTAACTCTCATTTATTCTAACCAATATGGTATATGCAGTATagttatgtttttaaattagtATTTTATGATTTGTTGTATTGTGTAGGAAGTTTTTCTAATTAAATGTGGGCACTGACGTTTGGGATTTTTGAGTGCCTTTGCTTTAAATAATGTCCGTCATTATAGAATGGCAACCACGTGACCATTGATGATACGTTCCATAAacagaatttattatttttttttattagggtacctttgttattattattattattattattattattattattattattattattattattattattgctattgttattattgtaaataaaaacgtGTCTTTTTTTCCACGACTGTGGCAGTTCCGTATAAATACTCTTAGCGTCGCTATTTATCAGCTTTCTGCATTAAAATCTCAACCCGCCctttaatgcaaaaaaagaaaagaaaaaaaaagaagaaaaagactgATGCGTTTATCAGTGCTTAAACACATCTGTGTTCGAAGCTGAGACGCAAATTGCTGGCGATCTTGAACAAAAAAACTAGGAACCACTATCTTCTTGGGATAGTATTTTGTACGGAAAATGAGGATGATAAGAGAATGGATTATCTGGCTTCCtttctttgctttgttttttgtgcCCCATTTCGCTAATGGCGATCTGAGCTATTCACTTCCCGAAGAGATGAAACGAGGCCATGTTTTCGGAAATGTGGCTAAGGATCTCGGACTCGATGCTAAAAGCCTTGTTGCTAGAAATGCGCGTTTGGATGCTGATGGTGTCAGTAGACGTTTTACTGAGCTCGACCTGAGGACCGGAGCTCTCATTGTGTCGGAGCCCGCGGACAGAGAGGAGCTTTGCGGCTTGCGGACAGCGTGTCTTCTCAAATACGAGCTGGTGCTTGAGAGGCCATTAGAGCTGCACAGCGTTGTTGTTAATATTGAGGATATAAATGATAACGAGCCACAGTTTTCCACTGAAAAAATTAAACTCGAAATCCAAGAATCTGCAGATAAAGGAACATCGTATTTCTTAGGTGAAGCCCACGATGCCGATTTAGGACAAAACGCAGTACAAGGATATTCACTTCAAAATAACGGACACTTTTCCTTACATGTTCGTACTAACTACGATGGAGGAAAATACGCCGAATTGGTACTTGATAAAGAACTGGATCGAGAGAAAGAACAAGAGGTTACGCTATTCCTGACTGCTAATGATGGTGGGAATCCAGCAAGGTCGGGCAGTGTGGTTATACATGTTACTGTGCTGGATGCTAATGATAATTCTCCTGTGTTCAGTCAGCCTGTGTATAAGGTAAAGCTGCCGGAAAATTCTCCTGTAGGCACAGTGGTTGTAAGAGTCAACGCTACTGACGCAGACGAGGGTGCAAATGGAGAAGTAACATACGAGTTTAGTCGACTGTCTGAAAAGGCTGCTAGACTGTTTTCACTAAATAATATTAACGgggaaattaaaataattggCCCTGTTGACTTCGAGGAAGAGTCGTACTATGAAATCCGCGTGCAAGCAAAAGACGGCCTGGGTTCAGCCTCTGATGTAAAAGTGGTGATAGAAGTTACTGACGTCAATGATAACAGTCCTGACATAATTATAAAGTCTCTCACCAACCCATTCCCTGAAAATGTAATTCCAGGGACGGAGGTGGGCATTATCAATGTTCAAGATGAAGACTCTGGACAAAATCGTCAGGTCCATTGCTTCATACAAGAAAATGTTCCATTTAAATTAAATCCATCTGTAAAGAATTATTATTCCATAGTGACAACAAGTGAGCTGGACCGTGAACTTGTCGCAGATTTTAATTTAACAATCACTGCAACGGATGAAGGAACCCCAGCTTTGACCTCATCAAAAATTATTCATTTGTCACTTTCTGATGTCAATGACAATTCGCCTGCTTTTGAAATGCAGTTGTATAGTGCTCATGTAGCTGAAAATAACCAACCAGGAACCTCTATTACTTCTGTTACTGCAAGAGACCCAGACTGGAGGCAGAACGGTACAGTGCTGTATTCTCTGGTACCCAGTGAGATAAACGGTGTTGCAGTATCCTCATTATTGTCCATTAACTCAGATACAGGAGTGATCCATGCTGTGAGGTCATTTGACTATGAAAAGTTCAGAAACTTTAAAGTCCACGTTGTAGCCAGAGACAATGGTTCTCCTCCACTCAGCAGCAACGTGACTGTGAGTGTGTTCATATCAGATGAGAATGATAACTCTCCACAGATATTATACCCTGCTCCAGAGGGAAAGTCTTTAATGACTGAGATGGTCCCTAAAGCtgctctctctggctctctggtCTCCAAAGTGATCGCTGTGGATGCTGACTCTGGACAGAACGCATGGCTGTCCTATCAGATTGTCAAATCTACTGATCCGGGACTTTTCACTATCGGTCTCCATAGTGGAGAGATCAGGGCTCAGAGGGACATTACTGAATCTGACAGCATGAAACAGAACCTTGTTATCGCAGTGAAAGATAACGGACAGCCACCTCTCTCTGCTACCTGTTCTGTATATTTACTGATTTCTGATAATCTTGCTGAAGTTCCAGAACTTAAAGACATGACTTATGAGGAGAGCAATTCCAAACTGACTTTTTATTTGATCATCGCTCTAGTTTCCGTGTCCACCTTCTTTCTGACTTTCATTATTCTGATCCTGGCTGTGAGGTTTTGCCACAGGAGAAAGCCCAGACTGTTGTTTGATGGAGCAGTCGCCATTCCCAGTGCGTATCTCCCTCCCAACTATGCAGAGGTGGAGGGAGCTGGAACTCTCCGCAGTTCTTACAATTATGACACGTATCTAACAACAGGATCCCGCACCAGTGACTTCAAGTTCATCACGTCTTACAATGACAGCACACTTACTGCTGATGGAACACTTAAGAAGGTCCAAAATGAGACTTTAGCTGCAAGCTTAATTTCACTTAACAATACAGGAGAGGCAGAGGAGGTAAGAATGTTTGCCTTTCCATTTGGTGGTGATTTTTTGTGATATAAGTCTATGGGACATTCTTCAAAACTGCTTCAACTAAGTATGTTTTTATGTAGCAGTGTTGGATGGAATGGCAATACGTTTTTAACAGTGGTGAAAAAAAGAAcgctgttttttaaatattctttgATGTAGTAGTGGTTTTTGAAGTTTGCATTTTGAGCCTCATAACCTTGAATTTCAAATGGTTTTGACCATTTGTattctaatttttaaaaatatttacatacaacTTGCTCTCTGTAAATATTACTCAATTATAATAACTTTCCTGGATCTTAAATTTTCCTTGGAGTAAAATTGTATCACTTCACATTTCCTACAGTGAAGAATTACATTTCTTTTGCTGATAAAAATATCACCACATTTCTGCCCATTACCTTTACAGTAGCATATTCTTTTAATTATATGATTTTCATACCTTTCTTTTTTGATTCCATCTCTTATTTTCTTGCTTGGTTGATTCCTTGCTTTGACTAAGAAATCCTGTCGAACGAGCTGATACCTTAATTCTCACTCCATGTCTTTCCATGCACTACCCTGTGGACTTCCTGCTTCTACATATCAGGGGATTCGGAATGTGGACTACAGTGTGATATGAGTTAGTATTGTAGctgctgtttgtgtgttgtaGGTTACTCTACATGCCATAGCTACATGGTAGTGAAATAGGTAACTTTTTCCTCTACTGTATCATGAGTTGATATTTGGTCCAAATTGCTGTGTAGTTCTGGTCATACACTTTTATTGCTGTCTCCCGCACTGTCTAATGTCTCTCTCAGCTGAGTGGTTAATGATGCTGCTGGATAGCACATTTTCATTGTAGTTAAAATCTTACAGCTGCccttgtttttccccccatcagGTCTGACAAAAGTGCAAACATACTTATATCATTCTAAGTCTAAGCAATGAATACAAATTTGATGTTGATGTTTATATCTGTGCTCTGTCGCTGTGTGATGATAATGAAACCAATTATTTCCAAACACTTTGAAGCATCAATATTTAAGCCTATATTGATTTTACAGAACTTTGTGGAGCTTGTCATCCTGAATACATAAAAAAGGATGGCAGGTCTAAAGAAGTGACTTTTAGTGTCTTTTAGAAAGCTGGTGTTTATTATTGTGTTACGACCCGGTCTAGGTCGTGCCGCAACATACaatcaaaacaataaaaataaacaaaaagataaAAGGTTTGGCGAGACCAAGATTgcgtttgctttgttttaatcTCCAGAGTATAAAAGGTGCccaccttttatatatatagtggttTCACTATTCAGAAGCCGtccaggccaaaataataaacaaaaataccatCTAACCTTACCAAAAGAAAACTTACTAAActgcaagaaaagaaaacaaaaatacaccgtcttccctcactccctagctAACCGAAAACCAGGAGAAAAGTAAAATCAACACAAACGGCGCCGACTTCCTACAAACCACTCTCAACCGTGCACTATTTACAGATGTCGCtattagtgtgttaattaacaaaaaatatatacatatatatatacacaagtgtatTACATGAATCGTAACGgggcagagcataaacaaagtgAAATCGGTcataaggtcatacacaggcgaAAAGCACTTCCCTCTACACACAAAGCAATGGCAATAATCTGCCCTGGGATGGAGATTGACGAGGCTACCGGGACACCACCGGTACACTTCCGGAAACGTGCAGCAAACCAATCCTGTCGCGCAAGGCCGGAGCAGGCGTGGACAAGACTTGATTATCCACTAGCAAGCCGGAACGTAATGCATACAGTAGGCGTGGCCtagagaagggggaggagaaaaagaaacccatcccaccaccgacatagacacacaaatggcacatagGGCAACCAGAAATACATTGGATAACATAACAATGGTTTTTAATGATTACAAGGTGAATCCGTTGCCTTTATATATAAACCATCCAATGTCTTTAAAAGTCGTAAATcttataatacatatatatatatatatatatatatatatatatatatatatatatatatatatatatatatatatatatatatatatatatatatatatatatatatatatatatatatacatacatacatatatatatatatatatatacatacatacatacatatatatatatatatatatatatatatatatatatatatatatatatatatatatagtaatgtCAGGGCTAACCGGTGGCTCTCCATGGTGCTGAAACTTAAAGCGTCAATCTAGCTCTTCTGCTGTCATTCATCATTTAGGAAATTCGCACAGTCATGCAACTTAGAGAATCATGACTTTTGTAATTCGCTaaaattcttctttttgttgGACTTTCTACTCGTACTATatagctgaaaaaaaacatttaaatgggTATAAAATAATCAGCAATTTTTCGTTTTGGACAATTCCTTAACTCCCGACAGACTCCAGCAATCAGAGAAAGAGATACAGAGTGCTGCAAGTTATTGTCTTTTAGTAAACGCTATTTTGTTAATGATACTTGATTTTATATGagaaaagttaaaaaaagatATAACACTTGATCTCTGCTCCAAACCAGGAGTTTTCAGCTTCTGCACAGTTCTATGGAGAGCACGAGTACTCCACTGCACAcaagaaaattatttttaaaaaatgtagctATTTTCACTGAATGCTTTTCACTCTTCagtaaaaagctaaaaaaaaacaacaacaatatatatcctacattaattcatttttgCAGATATTTGCTGACTAATTTAGACTTGCAATAAAATCAAAATACTCAAAGCGTCGCTGTTGACCAACATTTGCACAAAATACTAACCATTTCCGCCCTTCCTTAAATATTCAAATGCTGACATCAACGACAGCAAGAACACGCGCTATACGGAATGGTGTAATCTACTTGTCCTCTTATGCGAATGGATTTTGAATAATATTTACACATTGCAGTAATATAGCAGCGTTAATTGGAACTATCCGAGTGAGGAATTTCAGCTCTTCAAATATGGGATGCAGGATGCTTTCAGTCCCGTTGTCTTCTCTACTCATGGCGCTTCTGTCCGTCCTTTTTCCTGCCGCCCACGGAGACCTGAGCTACACAGTTCCAGAGGAAACGAAGGCGCAGTATGTGATTGGAAACATCGCAAAGGATCTCGGAATAGATGctacaaaattaaaaacacgAAAGGCCCGAGTTGAAACAGAGGATAGCGGCAAGCGGTATGTGGATATTAATTTTAATACTGGAGAATTGTTCGTTTCAGAGACAATAGACCGGGAAAAGCTTTGTGGTTCGAGACTAAACTGCATCCTGAATTATGAACTCGTCTTAGAAAATCCACTGGAACTACATCGCATTTCTCTGAATATTCAGGATATTAATGACAACGCGCCAAAATTTATTAAGGAGCGAATTAACTTTGAAATCAGCGAGTCCGCTATAAAAGGGCAGCGCTTCCGTTTGGATGAAGCTCACGATTCTGATATCGGACAAAACGGAGTTAACGCCTATTCGCTTGAGAAGAACGaccattttgttttgtctgtacaagaaaataaaaacggaCGGAAATACGCAGAGCTTGTGTTGGAGAAAGAGCTGGATCGCGAACAACAGAAGGATATTGACTTGATTCTTACCGCAGTGGATGGCGGGATTCCTCAGAGATCAGGGACTGCCGTTATACACATCACTGTGCTAGATGCTAATGATAATGTTCCGGTGTTCAGTCAGCCTGTATATAAAGTCGTATTAGCTGAAAACGTACCGATAGGAACAGAAGTCGTGACTGTGAGCGCAGAAGATGCAGATGAAGGAGCAAACGGTGCAGTGACTTATGAATTCAGTCACATTCCGGATAACGCAGCACAGTTATTTACTATTTATGAGCTTAGTGGGCAAATTAAGGTAAATGGAGATATCGACTATGAAGAggaaaaatattatgaaatcgGAGTCCAGGCTAAAGATGGTCAAGGGTTAGCATCGACTGCAAGTGTTATTATAGATATCACTGATGTAAATGATAATGCTCCCAAAATTATTCTTAAATCTCCAAATAATCCTCTGCCTGAGAATGTTATTGTAGGCACTGAGGTGGCCATAATTAATGTTCAGGATAAAGATTCAGGAGACAATCGGCAGATACGTTGTTCAATTCAGGGAAGTGTTCCTTTCAAATTAAACCCATCTATCAAAAACTACTTTTCTTTGGTAACCTTGAGCTtgttagacagagagacagaatcaGATTATAACATAACCATCACTGCTACTGATGGAGGCTCTCCACCTTTATCAACCTCAATGACGATTCATCTATCTGTATCAGACGTCAATGACAATCCTCCTGTATTTGAACAGCAATCCTACACTGCATATGTCATGGAAAATAACAAACCAGGAAACTCTGTTACTTCTGTTACTGCAAGAGACCCAGACTGGAGACAGAACGGTACAGTACTGTATTCTCTGGTGGCCAGTGAGATAAACGGTGTTGCAGTGTCCTCATTATTATCCATTAACTCAGATACAGGAGTGATCCATGCTGTGAGGTCATTTGACTATGAAAAGTTCAGAAACTTTAAAGTCCAGGTTGTAGCCAGAGACAATGGTTCTCCTCCACTCAGCAGCAACGTGACTGTGAGTGTGTTCATATCAGATGAGAATGATAACTCTCCACAGATATTATACCCTGCTCCAGAGGGAAAGTCTTTAATGACTGAGATGGTCCCTAAAGCtgctctctctggctctctggtGTCCAAAGTGATCGCTGTGGATGCTGACTCTGGACAGAACGCATGGCTGTCCTATCAGATTGTCAAATCTACTGATCTGGGACTTTTCACTATCGGTCTCCATAGTGGGGAGATCAGGGCTCAGAGGGACATTACTGAATCTGACAGCATGAAACAGAACCTTGTTATCTCAGTGAAAGATAACGGACAGCCATCTCTCTCTGCTACCTGTTCTGTATATTTACTGATTTCTGATAATCTTGCTGAAGTTCCAGAACTTAAAGACATGACTTTTGAGGAGAGCAATTCCAAACTGACTTTTTATTTGATCATCGCACTAGTTTCCGTGTCCACCTTCTTTCTGACTTTCATTATTCTGATCCTGGCTGTGAGGTTTTGCCACAGGAGAAAGCCCAGACTGTTGTTTGATGGAGCAGTCGCCATTCCCAGCACGTATCTCCCTCCCAACTATGCAGAGGTGGAGGGAGCCGGAACACTCCACAGTTCTTACAATTATGACACGTATCTAACAACAGGATCACGCACCAGTGACTTCAAGTTCATCACGTCTTACAATGACAGCACTCTTACTGCAGGTGGAACACTTAAGAAGGTCCAAGCTGAGACATTAGCTGCGAGCTTGATTTCACTTAACAATACAGGAGAGGGAGATGAGGTAAGAATTTCTGCCTTTCCGTTTGGTAG
Coding sequences:
- the LOC108276785 gene encoding protocadherin beta-16 isoform X19; amino-acid sequence: MGCRMLSVPLSSLLMALLFVLLPAAHGDLSYTVPEETKAQYVIGNIAKDLGIDVTKLKTRKARVETEDSGKRYVDINFNTGELIVSGTIDREKLCGSRLNCILNYELVLENPLELHRISLNIQDINDNAPKFIKERINFEIRESAIKGQRFRLDEAHDSDIGQNGVNAYSLEKNDHFVLSVQENKNGRKYAELVLEKELDREHQKDIDLILTAVDGGIPQRSGTAVIHITVLDANDNVPVFSQPVYKVVLAENAPIGTEVVTVSAEDADEGANGAVTYEFSHIPDNAAQLFTIYELSGQIKVNGDIDYEEEKYYEIGVQAKDGQGLASTASVIIDITDVNDNAPKIILKSLNNPLPENVIVGTEVAIINVQDKDSGDNRQIRCSIQGSVPFKLNPSIKNYFSLVTLSLLDRETESDYNITITATDGGSPPLSTSMTIHLSVSDINDNPPVFEQQSYTAYVMENNKPGTSISSVTARDPDWRQNGTVLYSLVPSEINGVAVSSLLSINSDTGVIHAVRSFDYEKFRNFKVQVVARDNGSPPLSSNVTVSVFISDENDNSPQILYPAPEGKSLITEMVPKAALSGSLVSKVIAVDADSGQNAWLSYQIVKSSDPGLFTIGLHSGEIRAQRDITESDNMKQNLVISVKDNGQPSLSATCSVYLLISDNLAEVPELKDMTYEESNSKLTFYLIIALVSVSTFFLTFIILILAVRFCHRRKPRLLFDGAVAIPSAYLPPNYAEVEGAGTLRSSYNYDTYLTTGSRTSDFKFITSYNDSTLTDGGTLKKIQNETLAASLITLNNSGEGDEQKPPNNDWRLPPNQRPGPSGQHRFHTLQQRWTPYEKSRAGARPEEAGAGAVVGTGPWPNPPTEAEQLQALMAAANEVSEATATLGPRYNAQYVPDYRQNVYIPGSTATLTANPQQQMPQQALPPPQAPPQAAPTADVPKAAPTPASKKKVTKKDKK
- the LOC108276785 gene encoding protocadherin beta-15 isoform X27, which produces MRMIREWIIWLPFFALFFVPHFANGDLSYSLPEEMKRGHVFGNVAKDLGLDAKSLVARNARLDADGVSRRFTELDLRTGALIVSEPADREELCGLRTACLLKYELVLERPLELHSVVVNIEDINDNEPQFSTEKIKLEIQESADKGTSYFLGEAHDADLGQNAVQGYSLQNNGHFSLHVRTNYDGGKYAELVLDKELDREKEQEVTLFLTANDGGNPARSGSVVIHVTVLDANDNSPVFSQPVYKVKLPENSPVGTVVVRVNATDADEGANGEVTYEFSRLSEKAARLFSLNNINGEIKIIGPVDFEEESYYEIRVQAKDGLGSASDVKVVIEVTDVNDNSPDIIIKSLTNPFPENVIPGTEVGIINVQDEDSGQNRQVHCFIQENVPFKLNPSVKNYYSIVTTSELDRELVADFNLTITATDEGTPALTSSKIIHLSLSDVNDNSPAFEMQLYSAHVAENNQPGTSITSVTARDPDWRQNGTVLYSLVPSEINGVAVSSLLSINSDTGVIHAVRSFDYEKFRNFKVHVVARDNGSPPLSSNVTVSVFISDENDNSPQILYPAPEGKSLMTEMVPKAALSGSLVSKVIAVDADSGQNAWLSYQIVKSTDPGLFTIGLHSGEIRAQRDITESDSMKQNLVIAVKDNGQPPLSATCSVYLLISDNLAEVPELKDMTYEESNSKLTFYLIIALVSVSTFFLTFIILILAVRFCHRRKPRLLFDGAVAIPSAYLPPNYAEVEGAGTLRSSYNYDTYLTTGSRTSDFKFITSYNDSTLTADGTLKKVQNETLAASLISLNNTGEAEEQKPPNNDWRLPPNQRPGPSGQHRFHTLQQRWTPYEKSRAGARPEEAGAGAVVGTGPWPNPPTEAEQLQALMAAANEVSEATATLGPRYNAQYVPDYRQNVYIPGSTATLTANPQQQMPQQALPPPQAPPQAAPTADVPKAAPTPASKKKVTKKDKK
- the LOC108276785 gene encoding protocadherin beta-15 isoform X44; translated protein: MRMIREWIIWLPFFALFFVPHFANGDLSYSLPEEMKRGHVFGNVAKDLGLDAKSLVARNARLDADGVSRRFTELDLRTGALIVSEPADREELCGLRTACLLKYELVLERPLELHSVVVNIEDINDNEPQFSTEKIKLEIQESADKGTSYFLGEAHDADLGQNAVQGYSLQNNGHFSLHVRTNYDGGKYAELVLDKELDREKEQEVTLFLTANDGGNPARSGSVVIHVTVLDANDNSPVFSQPVYKVKLPENSPVGTVVVRVNATDADEGANGEVTYEFSRLSEKAARLFSLNNINGEIKIIGPVDFEEESYYEIRVQAKDGLGSASDVKVVIEVTDVNDNSPDIIIKSLTNPFPENVIPGTEVGIINVQDEDSGQNRQVHCFIQENVPFKLNPSVKNYYSIVTTSELDRELVADFNLTITATDEGTPALTSSKIIHLSLSDVNDNSPAFEMQLYSAHVAENNQPGTSITSVTARDPDWRQNGTVLYSLVPSEINGVAVSSLLSINSDTGVIHAVRSFDYEKFRNFKVHVVARDNGSPPLSSNVTVSVFISDENDNSPQILYPAPEGKSLMTEMVPKAALSGSLVSKVIAVDADSGQNAWLSYQIVKSTDPGLFTIGLHSGEIRAQRDITESDSMKQNLVIAVKDNGQPPLSATCSVYLLISDNLAEVPELKDMTYEESNSKLTFYLIIALVSVSTFFLTFIILILAVRFCHRRKPRLLFDGAVAIPSAYLPPNYAEVEGAGTLRSSYNYDTYLTTGSRTSDFKFITSYNDSTLTADGTLKKVQNETLAASLISLNNTGEAEEQKPPNNDWRLPPNQRPGPSGAGARPEEAGAGAVVGTGPWPNPPTEAEQLQALMAAANEVSEATATLGPRYNAQYVPDYRQNVYIPGSTATLTANPQQQMPQQALPPPQAPPQAAPTADVPKAAPTPASKKKVTKKDKK
- the LOC108276785 gene encoding putative protocadherin beta-18 isoform X18, with amino-acid sequence MGCRMLSVPLSSLLMALLSVLFPAAHGDLSYTVPEETKAQYVIGNIAKDLGIDATKLKTRKARVETEDSGKRYVDINFNTGELFVSETIDREKLCGSRLNCILNYELVLENPLELHRISLNIQDINDNAPKFIKERINFEISESAIKGQRFRLDEAHDSDIGQNGVNAYSLEKNDHFVLSVQENKNGRKYAELVLEKELDREQQKDIDLILTAVDGGIPQRSGTAVIHITVLDANDNVPVFSQPVYKVVLAENVPIGTEVVTVSAEDADEGANGAVTYEFSHIPDNAAQLFTIYELSGQIKVNGDIDYEEEKYYEIGVQAKDGQGLASTASVIIDITDVNDNAPKIILKSPNNPLPENVIVGTEVAIINVQDKDSGDNRQIRCSIQGSVPFKLNPSIKNYFSLVTLSLLDRETESDYNITITATDGGSPPLSTSMTIHLSVSDVNDNPPVFEQQSYTAYVMENNKPGNSVTSVTARDPDWRQNGTVLYSLVASEINGVAVSSLLSINSDTGVIHAVRSFDYEKFRNFKVQVVARDNGSPPLSSNVTVSVFISDENDNSPQILYPAPEGKSLMTEMVPKAALSGSLVSKVIAVDADSGQNAWLSYQIVKSTDLGLFTIGLHSGEIRAQRDITESDSMKQNLVISVKDNGQPSLSATCSVYLLISDNLAEVPELKDMTFEESNSKLTFYLIIALVSVSTFFLTFIILILAVRFCHRRKPRLLFDGAVAIPSTYLPPNYAEVEGAGTLHSSYNYDTYLTTGSRTSDFKFITSYNDSTLTAGGTLKKVQAETLAASLISLNNTGEGDEQKPPNNDWRLPPNQRPGPSGQHRFHTLQQRWTPYEKSRAGARPEEAGAGAVVGTGPWPNPPTEAEQLQALMAAANEVSEATATLGPRYNAQYVPDYRQNVYIPGSTATLTANPQQQMPQQALPPPQAPPQAAPTADVPKAAPTPASKKKVTKKDKK